The following DNA comes from Gadus macrocephalus chromosome 5, ASM3116895v1.
CAGTATTTGGCAAGTTGTTTTGCCCTTGCTTTTTTCAAGCCAAAAAACAGCATCCTACTAAgatttatattgttattttcCTATTGTTCCTCATCAGTTATATTAATATCAGGCCTGGTGGCATTTCAATAAGAGAACTCACGTTTACCTGGAAAACATTTttgtctaacacacacacacacacacacacacacacacacacacacacacacacacacacacacacacacacacacacacacacacacacacacacacaaactcacgtacgctctcacacacacacacacacacacacacacacacacaaacacacacacacacacacacacacaaacacacacacacacacacacacacacacacacacacacacacgcacacaaacaaagcttTGTCTGGGTCATGTacaattttgtttgttttatatcTGAAAGCGAACTGAAACACAACTGAAAGCGTTGTGTTCCTCATATTCCATGAACTCCAATGCCTGTGTTCTACTGCAGAGGTTCCTCCTCGGCCCCTGAGCTCTGACATGGTGGGGCCCCTGAGCTCTGACATGGTGGGGCCCCTGAGCTCTGACATGGTGGGGCCCCTGAGCTCTGACATGGTGGGGCCCCTGAGCTCTGACATGGTGGGGCCCCTGAGCTCTGACATGGTGGGGCCCCTGAGCTCTGACATGGTGGAGCCCCTGAGCTCTGACATGGTGGGGCCCCTGAGCTCTGACATGGTGGGGCCCTGAGCTCTGACATGGTGGGGCCCCTGAGCTCTGACATGGTTGGCCCCTGAGCCCCTCTGTATCTGCCTCAACAAAAACGTTTGTTATCCAATCATCTGCCAGTAATCTCACTTACTGGCAGGTGCACTTATCACACTGCATGTGATTAGTTTGCTTGTAGCTATGAAGCATTAACAGTTATATTATGACGCATATTAACGTTATTGACACATATTAACAACACGTCTAAAATACCTTTCATTTAAACAAATCATTTACTAAAATGGATCATCTAATAGCTATAGCTTACGTCAGCCATTACCTTCGACCCTGTGTGCATATGAAGGGGCCCCTTTAGCTTCCGAGCCCCACAGTGGGGGGCCCCTGCTCTAGTATTGTAGCAGTCAGGGAATCACGTGCATGTGTAGCCGTTGGCATCCTGTCAGTAGGGGGCGCTCTGGGATCGTGGAAGACATCTCTGGAAGACAGGGGACTGAAGTTATCCGATCATGGTGGAGGGTGGAACTTGTATCTATTATCTGCCATTTTTTTAATCGTTtgcaaaaagaaaattaaagGCAGTTGAATGTAAACTTCCTTGGATTTGTATTTACTTCCTATTTTATGATTCAAGTCACTCATTTAGGTCAACTGTCTAAATACACGCTCTTCCCCTACATTCCGACCATGGaaaactaatgccgcttttccactgcatggtaccagctcgacacgactcgacacgactcgactcagctcgcattttttgcgtttccaccgcggtaccatggtatctggtacctgaagtggctgctttttctagtacctactcgctctaggttccaagcgagctgagccgatgctaaaaggtgacgtcggaagacggccggcgactgattggccagagagtgtgacgaagtcacgagagcgacatggcaaccatgctggtaacatccatagcagcgccgcagccaacatgttccacttctccaacttcttcaacatgccagctaataatagtaatgtgatcgatgtcctccattgttgttatgtgggttctgtccatgtgtgggttgcgtatgtgttgtttgcgtcgcgtacacaaatacgtcacggccctttcgcgcagccgaccccgcccacgtccaggaggtactttttgcggtggaaaagcacccgtgctgctaccgtgtcgagtcgtgtcgtgtcgagtcgagctacatgtgcggtggaaaagcggcataataaGAGATTAAGGATGGATGGCGTCACGTCCACGTCAACTTGTTCCAATTAAGCAAAACTATTTGGAGCTCTCCGGAACTCACGTCTAAGTATAGTATACTTTTAGTATAGGCCTAAGTAAAAGCGCAGGACAGGCTTGGACGGCTCTTTCTTTACACCTTCGCACGTTGAGGAAAGCTTCCCCTTCCCTCGGGTGTTCGGTGATGGTTGAGGATGACTGAAGGAGTCCTACAGCCCGCTAGGGGGCGCCCTTGTAGCTTATCCTTTCCAGAGCAGGAGCTGTTGTGACATGCGAACTGACAACATTCGTACATTGAACACGGACCTTTCCAACTAGACCGTGGTGGGGTTGTTCCCGAGAATAAAGCTCACGATTGGAGGGTCGTTTAGGCTAGTGTTAAGGTACAGTGTTCTGAATAGGGGCTTCTTGTGCGAGTGTGACGAGCTCCCTGGCGTTGGGTTGGGGGCGTGCCTGTGCGCGTTGCAGCCGCATCTGCTTTGGAATTCCAAACGAACGGACTCACCTGTTCTCACCTGTTCTCACCTGTTCTCACCTGTTCTCACCTGTTCTCACCTGTTCTCGTGATGGTACGGATGCTGGAACATAAAAGTTTAGTCAAAAGGAGTTCATAAATTATCTTTATTAAGAGTAAAATACGTCTTTGTCTCTCGGTAAGGGTGTTCGAGACGCAGCTGAAAGGTTTCTAGTGTTGATGTCCATAACCTGTTGGCATCCTTTgaaaagtataataataataaaatgtctGTCAAAGCTCTCAGTGTAAATTGTCTTGGATTGAAAAAGTGTCAGATGAATGATTAAATAGTAGTTCATATTCCTAACCCATCGTCAGGCTAGATTATGAAACAGCACCGTTACATAATTCATTGCTATTGATCTGAGATGACGGTTCTGGGAACACCtgctgaggtggaggggggggggggggggggggttgcaggggAATAGTGGACTGCAGGGATCAGAGCGGGTATAGAACGGGGGTGTggagcatggacctattaaaggcGTGGAGGCAAACACCTCCATCTTCACATACTGAAACATACTGAGCTCTAATAGTGATATGGTGTAAAGAGAAGGAATATGCTGATCTATTTTCTGATCTATAATAATAGTCTATTCTGGACTGGTCTTCTATTCTGCACTCAACCTCACTGGCTCCACAGACTCCGGTAACGGCCCTTCCCCCtctgacgcccccccccccccccccccccccactgagagGACCGTAGCCGCCGTCCACATCCAAGCGAACTCACTTCTGTTCGGATCACTACCACTGCAAGGAAAACCCTTAGGGATTCCCATATGGGTTCAGCTCATTTATTAAGCACTGAATATCCTATATTGGTTGTTTGTAgacgtgttgttgttgttgtttatctgGATGTCTCTCCAGGGGCTGAGACGGGACAGCTGTACTGAGGACCGCGAGCCAGGGCAAGACAGCTGCTGAtggtctctgctcctcctctgctgcTCACAGCACCCCTTCAGCCGGGAGGAGCGCCACAGGAGGCTGACGTGAGCTGGGGACGCGTACGTTTCTGATCGGTGTTGGCTACTGAACGTTGAGGGATGTTAGGGATTATGTTGTCAACCCCACAAAAAGTCTCTTCCGCAGCTGGGTAGGAACTGACTGGAGGATGACTTTGTCTTCACTGTATTTGACAGGGAAATACATGGAGGACCTTTTTTGCGGTACGTTTTAAAAATTGAAGGAAGAGGCGGGTAGCACCTAATCGTACCTCATAAAACATAATTTATTAAAAATCTTCACATGAAACAAGTTGAGTTGCGTGATTTAATATATTATTTGGTTGTTGAAGTGGCCTTGGAAGTTGGCAGACATAAGGGCTAGCTTCCAGGCATCAACCAGAGCATGCAGTTAAATGCCATTTTAATAATCCTAAAATCAGCTGAACTTTACGACAAATCTCATCCTCACCTTAACAGCTTCAGTTGTAGAAAAACATATTCACATTGACAGATAATCAGAACATACACACCATTAAACTGCAGTactttaaaacaaaatataaaatatatatttttaaatatgacTTAATCAAGATCATGAAAATCAGATGAGGATATTgtcatctatctatatatttttaaattggCATTTGAGTGGACAACATGTCTGCTGGAGGTATCAATGCTGCGTTCCTCATCCTGAATGTTGGTGGACCAGGGGCTGAACATCCCTGCTCCAAAACGTCCTCTGAACATCACTGGCCGAGTTCGCGAAGACACAGGTGTCCATATTTGTGTCCACATTCGGAACATTCATGTATTCAGAGATATTCATCCAATAGCACAGTATGTCCTGACCTAGATGGTGTGTAGGGCTTTCTGGAACACGCCAGGTTCAAACTACAGCAGTGATCCTTTAAAGAGCCTGGCTCCCAGAGGTGGTCCTTCTGGATCTTATTGGCTTTAGCAGATGGTCTATTCTCTATATTTAAAAGGTATTGAATCAGACCAAATATGATGGGAATATTTTACATGATGAATATTTCAGTTCAAGGTCCTTTTTGTTCCATTGAATGATCGAGAGCTGACGTTCTTTACATTGGGAAACCACAAGCTGTTGATTGTTCTACACCCGTATGCAACACTATGATTAAGGACAGCAACAAAGCCTACAGACGCCTATATCTGGTCAGTGAACGTTGGAGGTGGAATGTGAACCACAGCACCCCTTTAATTTAGCCTTCACACTCATAATAATGAAGCACAAGTCAGCGACCAAACCAAACCATCGCCCGGCCCAGTGGGCTGTTTCTCTGGCTCTCAACATGTAGACCCTCTCCCACTTCCCTGCAGTCCAGAGTCAACCGTTAGACCCTCTCCCTGTCAAACTGGACCCTCTCCCTGTCAAACGACCATCCTGCAGCTCAGAGTCCACACGTAGACCCTCTCCATGTCccggtcaccacacacacacacacactcataggcTCCGGTGTCCACGGCTATGAGTAGATGGACCAGTAGATGATGTTGAAGAGCACGTAGGCGCCAGGGAAGAGGACGCGGGAGTACTTGTCGATGGCGTGCGTGTCGATCCAGATGTTGACGTTGGCTCTGGGTCGGGCCTGGGGGTTCAGGGCCACCTGGGCCAGGATCCTGTCCGGGCGCGCCCCGTTCTCCGGAATGCCGTAGTTCCCGGTCATGTTGAAGTCCATGGTGCCGTAGCCCGAGATCTGGGGGTCCACGGCCATGTCGTCGGGCTGGCCGATCTCACAGGTACAtggcagctggggggggggggggggggggggcacacgcaCTCATTAACACCTGAGTCTACTGAGGTTAATCACACACTCGTTAACACCTGAATCTATTTAGGTTAATCACACACTCGTTAACACCTGAGTCTATTTAGGTTAATCACACACTCGTTAACACCTGAGTCTATTTAGGTTAATCACACACTCGTTAACACCTGAGTCTATTTAGGTTAATCACACACTCGTTAACACCTGAGTCTATTTAGGTTAATCACACACTCGTTAACACCTGAATCTATTTAGGTTAATCACACACTCGTTAACACCTGAGTCTATTTAGGTTAATCACACACTCGTTAACACCTGAGTCTATTTAGGTTAATCACACACTCGTTAACACCTGAGTCTATTTAGGTTAATCACACACTCGTTAACACCTGAGTCTATTTAGGTTAATCACACACTCGTTAACACCTGAGTCTATTTAGGTTAATCACACACTCGTTAACACCTGAGTCTATTTAGGTTAATCACACACTCGTTAACACCTGAGTCTATTTAGGTTAATCACACACTCGTTAACACCTGAGTCTATTTAGGTTAATCACACACTCGTTAACACCTGAGTCTATTTAGGTTAATCACACACTCGTTAACACCTGAGTCTATTTAGGTTAATCACACACTCGTTAACACCTGAATCTATTTAGGTTAATCACACACTCGTTAACACCTGAATCTATTTAGGTTAATCACACACTCGTTAACACCTGAGTCTATTTAGGTTAATCACACACTCGTTAACACCTGAGTCTATTTAGGTTAATCACACACTCGTTAACACCTGAGTCTATTTAGGTTAATCACACACTCGTTAACACCTGAGTCTATTTAGGTTAATCACACACTCGTTAACACCTGAGTCTATTTAGGTTAATCACACACTCGGTAACACCTGAGTCTACTGAGGTTAATCGCACTGTAGGATGAATCATTTAGCAGTTGCTAATTTGTGATTGTATTATTGAACGTTTGGCCACAGATGATTctttgagggttagggtttttcTATTCCTGTGTGGTAAATGCTACATAACTATGTGAGAGATTTGGTAGAACGTAAGCTACAATATTTGTGATCCTTATGATTTGATTAATTATTCCCTAAAATGATGCAGACATGAGGAGCCATGTGGGGCTTCCATGTGAAGTCATTTGAGTTAGTGGGAACATCGCATTAGCAGGGAGTCATCCGCACAGAAATTAATGCCGGGGGCATTGAACCTTCTGTAGGACTCAGAGGACAAACGTCATCATGTGGATGAGGTTTCATACGGACCACTGACCAGGAGCCTCTAGAACACGGGGCCACTAACCAGGAGCCTTCAGGGGCCACTAACCAGGAGCCTCTAAAACACGAGGCCACTAACCAGGAGCCTCTAGAACATGGGGCCACTAACCAGGAGCCTGTAGAACACGGGGCCACTAACCAGGAGCCTATGCGACCACTAACCAGGAGCCTCTAGAACACGGGGGCACTAACCAGGAGCCTCTGCGACCACTAACCAGGAGCCTCTAGAACACGGGGCCACTAACCAGGAGCCTCTGGGGCCACTAACCAGGAGCCTCTAGAACACGAGGCCACTAACCAGGAGCCTCTAGAACACGGGGCCACTAACCAGGAGCCTGTAGAACACGAGGCCACTAACCAGGAGCCTCTGCGACCACTAACCAGGAGCCTCTAGAACACGGGGCCACTAACCAGGAGCCTCTGGGGCCACTAACCAGGAGCCTCTGGGGCCACTAACCAGGAGCCTCTAGAACACGGGGCCACTAACCAGGAGCCTTCAGGGGCCACTAACCAGGAGCCTCTAAAACACAGGGCCACTAACCAGGAGCCTCTGCGGCCACTAACCAGGAGCCTTCAGGGGCCACTAACCAGGAGCCTCTAGAACAGGGGGGCACTAACCAGGAGCCTGTAGACCACAGGGCCACTAACCAGGAGCCTGTAGACCACAGGGCAGCTAACCAGGAGCCTGTAGACCACAGTGCAGCTAACCAGGAGCCTGTAGACCACAGGGCAGCTAACCAGGAGCCTATAGAACACGGGGCCACTAACCAGGAGCCTGTAGAACATGAGGCCACTAACCAGGAGCCTCTAGAACTGAGAACACGTAGCAGCTGAGCTTCAGCGTGCATTTGGATCTGAATCTTCAGAACCAAACACCATCTGGCTGTCATCCAATGACATCGCTTCAGGGATGTTATTCTGCTAAATAACTGACATCTGCCGCCTCCTGGATCCCATCCAAACACAACTTCTTCCAAGAACATTATAGAGGCGAATGAAACGCTGTGTAGAAAGCTTGAGTTAGGATGAAGACTGGGCCCAATGCCCACAGACAATATGGAAGCTGGAGCACATGCCCACAGACCGCATGGAGACTGAACCCCATGCCAAAAGACCGCATGGAGGGGATATGATCTGAGTTACTGAGCTTCACCTCAACAAGGAGGACTTTCTTCTGCTCCCTGGGTCCTCGATAAAAGGAGTTCAATGAATGTTCGAGGAAACAGGAAATAAACCCCCGGGACATTGGTGTGAACGCTGTTTCATCTCGACGAACCAGAAACACATCCCAAGGAAAACATGAATCAGTCTcacactcaccctctccctcagcttcctctccttcctctcctgcaCCGTGGACAAGTAGTTGACGGCCGCGTACTCGATGACGGACaggaagacaaagacaaagctgACCCACAGGTAGATGTCCACCGCCTTGATGTAGGAGACCCTGGGCATGGAGGCGTTGACCCCCGTGATGATGGTGGACATGGTGAGCACCGTGGTGATACCTGGGGACAGAACCCCACATGGTGAGCACCGTGGTGATACCTGGGGACAGAACCCCACATGGTGAGCACCGTGGTGATACCTGGGGACAGAACCCCACATGGTGAGCACCGTGGTGATACCTGGGGACAGAACCCCACATGGTGAGCACCGTGGTGATACCTGGGGACAGGAGGGAACCCCACCCTACCTAACAGGATCCGGGCGGGGGGTCGGGGAGGAACCATCCTACCTAGCGGGACCCtggcagggcggggggggggggggggtggtcctaCCTAGCGGGACCCTGGCAggatgggtggggggtggtcCTACCTAGCGGTACCCTGGCGGGCACGGCGCGGCGGTCGATCCAGAAGGACACCCAGGAGAGCATCACCATCAGGGTGGCAGGGAAGTAGGTCTGCAGCAGGAAGAAGAAGATGTGGCGCCGCAGGGTGAAGTGGATGTAGAGGCGGTTGTACCAGcctagagggggagagggtgagagggtgaggggtttAACGCAGGTCATTAGAGGGTGAAGTGGATGTAGAGGCGGTTGTACCAGcctagagggggagagggtgagagggtgagggggttaaCGCAGGTCATTAGAGGGTGAAGTGGATGTAGAGGCGGTTGTACCAGcctagagggggagagggtgagggggttaaCGCAGGTCATTAGAGGGTGAAGTGGATGTAGAGGCGGTTGTACCAGCctagagggtgagagggtgagagggttaacACATGTCATTAGCGGGTGAAGGGGATGTAGAAGCGGTTGTACCAGCCAAGGGGGTGAGGGTTAATGGGGGTGAGGGTTAATACTCACAGAGAGGTGAGGGTTAATGCTCACAGAGAGGTGAGGGTTAATGCtcacagagagggttagggtgagggttaatgctcgcagagagggtgagggttaatgctcacagagagggttagggtgagggttaatgctcacagagagggttagggtaaacACTCATTTGTCATTTAAGAGCACTTTTTACCCCAGATCAACTTCCAGTGAATTGAGAGGCATGACACCCTCTGGTTTGGGACATGAGCCAATACATCATAGATAATCGATATTATCTATGATGTATTGTAATGAAAAGGGCAGTGGAACAGGGTAAAGGGGTGGAATCCAACTGGGCGCTACGGGGCAACTTGGTCACCTATGTGACCGTGCTATTGAGCTGAGCCCCCAAGCTCCCTGCTCTGCATATCAaggtcatcatcaccatcaccatcctcatcatctcatcaccatcaccctccATACGAGTGGAGGACACAGGAATCAGACACAGGAattatttattgtgtttcaTTCCTTTGTTTAAACATCagaaatgttttcttttaagGACAGCACTGAGAGTGATGCGTATTAATTCTATCAATATTGTTTCTATAAACGATCTTCCTACACTACAGGATGGCTGAACATTCTCCATAGTATAGACCATGTATGTTGATTGAATATGCAGAGACCAACCAAGATGATACGGGTAATGTGATACACAGCATGGGTAATGTAACACACAGCATGGGTAATGTAACACACAGCAGGGTAATGTAAGACACAGCACGGGTAATGTGATACACAGGTAATGTAATCACAGGACATGTCTGGACACATTAAGACACTTTACCCGTGCTGCTGTAGAAGGCCAGCTTCGTGGTGGTGTGGAACTTCTGGATGAGgaactgggagagagagatccgTTCGTCCGTGTCCAGCGACTCGTTCCCTTTCTTCCAGTATAGCATGAGGTCGTCGTCTGTGTACGCGTCTGAAAGAGAATTATTCATAACGTGATGCCATTATTTCTCCATGAAAGGCCGTCTCCTGACCCAACACAGGCAGCCTGGGTCGCTGTCAGTGTCAAACTCTCGTTTCTTCCTCGTTTTACTAACTGTGAGGAAGGCGTCATAACAGACAGTAAACAGGAATATGGATGATGTCCTCACAGCTCTCTATCTCCAGCGAGCAGGTCTGCGTGTCCAGGGGGAACCGGCTCAGGTCCATGTTACACATGGCTGTGACAGTCACTCTGTTGGAGGAAGGAACACAAGCATGAGCAATAGCAATGCAGTGTAATGTTGTTGATATACTGCACATGGCAGGGTCTGATCTGAAGGCTTTAAACAACAATTAAGGTAGCAGGCACACTATTTACATGCATTGCACACTATTGACATGCTTGTGCACAAAATTGACATTTGTGTTCACTGTTGACGTGCGTGTGCAAACCCATTATATGCGCTCCAAATATCCCAATACataataaatgtaaaatgtgttttacCGGTTCTACCATCTAAGGATGTATTTTGAAGTTCAGACTTTTGACAAACAATAAGTTGAACCATCCCAGTCTATAGCTCTATATCACTGCCTCCCTGCATCCCTGCATCACCTCATCAGTGCATCAGTGCATCACCTCATCACTACATCAGTGCATCACGGCATCACTACATCAGTGCATCACTGCCTCCCTGCATCAGTGCATCAGTGCAGCACTGCCTCCCTGCCTCACGACCTCACTGCATCACTGCCTCCCTACATCACTACATCACTGCACCAGTACATCATTATATCACTACATCACTGCAGCAGTGAGCGGTGTGAGGGTTGGAGGTCCGCCTACCGCAGGCTGTAGAGCACGTTGCCATCGGGGTACACTCTCAGCATGACGTTCTCCGTGGTGGTGTCGTGGATGAAGGACCTCTTGGAGTGAACAAAGAACATGTCGGGCACCCAGATCTTCTTCACCAGGCGGCTGTCGAAGGTCATGCTCTGGTTGTTTGTGCTGGGGAAGGCCAGGCGCTCGTCTTTCCAGTAGTGCCGCAGGTACAGCGTCATGGTGAAgtcctgatgggggggggggggggggcacagggtcAAGTGGAAGTCCTGATTGGGGGTTTAGACGGTTTTGGGGGGGTGAGGCAGCGTCTAACGTGCGGTTCCAGTTCCGGGTGCTCAAAGTAAAACTCAAGGTGCATGATTAAGCCCTCAGGTCTCAAAGGAGAATGACACAAAGGTTGTTTAGAGACATTAACGCACAGGTTGTTGGCCACAGGAGAAGAGATCACTGGAGTCATTATCAGTCACATATTAAGTCAATCAGAACTCAAACCAGTGGCGTGCAAACCAGGGCGGTCGCCCCCCCTTGTGGCCCAATTGTTGAAAAACAcgtgctaaagtgccctctcaggagccaaaacgCGTATTAAAGGGGCCCCTTGGGAGCCAAAACGCGTGCTAAACTGCCCTCAAGTGTCCTTTCGGGAACCAAAACGTGTGCTAAACTGCCCCCTTTGAAGCCAAAACGCGTGCTAGAGTGCCCTCATTTgtataacatataaaacgtgtCTAAAGTGCCCTCTTCAGTGGTGAGAACGCGCTATACGTgccctttttttctctttccgcccctgcccttcaaaaagTCTGTGCACGCCACTGACTCAAACTCAATGACCAAAGCAGTGCGTTTCTACTACTAACCAACAGACCTGTCAATTCTTCCACAGTGGAGCTGTTTTTTTGTATCACAGCCGGTGAATAGGGACGAACGTGAAGACGTGTTGCTCACTTACCATGTCCACCTCCGAGATGGTATCCAGACTTTCCACCTGCACATCGACTCCCACCGGGATCGGAGGCCCTGGAATACACAAGATCAGACCTGACTGACCTCAAAGTACCGCCGAACACCCATGACACCGCTCACTGGCGAACCCAAAACCAACACGTTTTACAGAGAGCGGAGGGATTTAAGAGCACCCCCAGTTATCTGATGACCTGCCAGGCCCAGCCATCGCTCGGAGCAGTTGTTTTCAAAGGGATGCTGGTACTTGTTAAGCAAGCAAGCAGGACTCTGTAGGTCTGTTGAAAGCCTGGTGTCACGCAGCCATGCTTGTTGGGATGTGAGGCTGTCTGCAGCATTCGGCGCTGACCTATTTCAGGCCTGCTACTAAGCAGCATCCAGCAGTAAAACAATTAGGTCACAATGGATCCAAGTTGatgctgctgtggaaccgatcCTGCCCTCCTTTCCACCCAGAGGACATTTAGTTGGATAGGAACCTCCACACTGGCAAAAAATTAACGTTAACATATCACATCGTTCATGATGCTTCAAGAGGAGCAGTGTTTGCCCTCGTTGGCTATGTTCTAGTTCACAGGCATTGGAGGGAATGAACGTGTGTTTGGCTTAGGAAGAGTAATGGAGGGAAACGGTTCACACGAAATCCCAGCCGTGATTTGATATAGTAAAAAACAaatcacactccctctctctctctctctctctctctctctctctctctctctctctctctctctctctctctctctctctctctagacatAATCCCACGGTCAGCAAAATCCCTCTCATGTAAAGACTGAACCGAACAGAGTAATCACACTCTGTTGACATGAAGAATCCCAGCGTTGCTGTCACTTTCACAGGCTGGACTATAAGAGCCTGGAGCCTGCTGGGGCTGGCTGGAGCTCACTGGGCTCCAGTCTGCAGCTGGATGGAGCAGGCTGGAGCTAACTGGGCCTGCTGGGGCTGGATGGAGATGGCTGGAGCTCCGTTCTCCAGTCTGTCGAGGACTCTGGCCTGCAGGCCGGTCTCATCATGTTGCTCTTGGATGTTTAAGTCAGTCCCTCAATAAAATCGCTATGACGGATGCTTAGAGACCTAGCACATAGCAAGCCTCATCGTGTCTCTGTTTTTAAAAACGAAATATTTAAGCATTCATATTTAGAGAATATAAATATTCAAACCTCCAAATGCTGGTCTCATGGTGAAGTCATGGTCATCTATTCTCAGCAGCTGCTCAGATTTTGTCATTGGAGACTTTGTCATGTCCGGGCTTCGTTTGAACATCGGGCTGCAGAAGGAACATGTTAATGGTTAATGTGAATGTTGTTAGAGGAAATGTGAATCATTTAAATCATTCCCAAATGTGTTTCTATAGGTAAGGACGGTGGGACCTTCCGGTTTTGGGACCTTCTGCACCGTCCGTCCGTGAAGTCTCTCTTCTTGACCTGTGTATTCAAACACAAGACGAAAGATTCATGGGAGAACCGAGCAGAATCACAGCAATTCAAGAAGGTTCTCAACATCCCCTATAGCCCCCATCCCCTCCAGATGTACC
Coding sequences within:
- the LOC132458076 gene encoding gamma-aminobutyric acid receptor subunit rho-1-like isoform X1 produces the protein MGVRGWRTFRQSRSRRETSRTDGAEGPKTGSPMFKRSPDMTKSPMTKSEQLLRIDDHDFTMRPAFGGPPIPVGVDVQVESLDTISEVDMDFTMTLYLRHYWKDERLAFPSTNNQSMTFDSRLVKKIWVPDMFFVHSKRSFIHDTTTENVMLRVYPDGNVLYSLRVTVTAMCNMDLSRFPLDTQTCSLEIESYAYTDDDLMLYWKKGNESLDTDERISLSQFLIQKFHTTTKLAFYSSTGWYNRLYIHFTLRRHIFFFLLQTYFPATLMVMLSWVSFWIDRRAVPARVPLGITTVLTMSTIITGVNASMPRVSYIKAVDIYLWVSFVFVFLSVIEYAAVNYLSTVQERKERKLRERLPCTCEIGQPDDMAVDPQISGYGTMDFNMTGNYGIPENGARPDRILAQVALNPQARPRANVNIWIDTHAIDKYSRVLFPGAYVLFNIIYWSIYS
- the LOC132458076 gene encoding gamma-aminobutyric acid receptor subunit rho-1-like isoform X2, which produces MGVRGWRTFRQSSPMFKRSPDMTKSPMTKSEQLLRIDDHDFTMRPAFGGPPIPVGVDVQVESLDTISEVDMDFTMTLYLRHYWKDERLAFPSTNNQSMTFDSRLVKKIWVPDMFFVHSKRSFIHDTTTENVMLRVYPDGNVLYSLRVTVTAMCNMDLSRFPLDTQTCSLEIESYAYTDDDLMLYWKKGNESLDTDERISLSQFLIQKFHTTTKLAFYSSTGWYNRLYIHFTLRRHIFFFLLQTYFPATLMVMLSWVSFWIDRRAVPARVPLGITTVLTMSTIITGVNASMPRVSYIKAVDIYLWVSFVFVFLSVIEYAAVNYLSTVQERKERKLRERLPCTCEIGQPDDMAVDPQISGYGTMDFNMTGNYGIPENGARPDRILAQVALNPQARPRANVNIWIDTHAIDKYSRVLFPGAYVLFNIIYWSIYS